One Tolypothrix bouteillei VB521301 DNA window includes the following coding sequences:
- a CDS encoding DNA cytosine methyltransferase, whose translation MTYRRNIHNLCNQVNLTQASRLVERATVIIGGPPCQPFSVGGHQQGLKDSRDGFPTFISAVQRYRPELALFENVRGMLFRNKKYFEEIVCALQELNYVVEWQILNAVDYGVPQKRERLFCVAHKGGWRWPVKTHIHGSQYTAGDALGELANSVPPNSRFLTPSMDEYIKKYEIASKCIKPRDVHLDTPSRTLTCRNLCGATGDMLRIRLPDGRRRRLTVREGARLQSFPDWFEFQGSENSQFNQIGNAVPPMLAKALARSVKTYLNGNDNKTVTHL comes from the coding sequence ATGACATACAGGCGCAATATACATAATTTATGCAATCAAGTTAATCTCACACAAGCATCCAGGTTAGTCGAGCGTGCTACAGTTATTATAGGTGGTCCTCCTTGTCAGCCCTTTAGTGTCGGTGGACATCAACAAGGTTTAAAAGATAGTCGCGATGGCTTTCCTACTTTTATTTCTGCGGTTCAACGTTATCGCCCAGAACTGGCTTTATTTGAAAATGTGCGGGGAATGCTCTTTCGTAATAAAAAGTATTTTGAAGAAATTGTTTGTGCTCTGCAAGAACTTAACTACGTTGTTGAATGGCAAATATTAAACGCAGTCGATTATGGTGTACCTCAAAAAAGAGAACGTCTTTTTTGTGTTGCCCATAAAGGTGGCTGGAGATGGCCTGTAAAAACCCATATTCATGGTTCACAATATACAGCTGGTGACGCTTTGGGAGAACTAGCGAATTCAGTCCCGCCTAACTCAAGATTTCTGACTCCTAGCATGGATGAATATATTAAGAAATATGAAATAGCTTCTAAATGTATAAAGCCTAGAGATGTTCATCTTGATACACCTTCTAGAACACTTACCTGTCGTAATTTATGCGGTGCAACGGGTGATATGTTACGAATCCGCTTACCGGATGGACGCAGAAGAAGACTGACAGTGCGTGAAGGTGCTCGTCTTCAAAGCTTTCCAGATTGGTTTGAATTTCAAGGTTCTGAAAACAGTCAGTTCAACCAGATTGGCAATGCTGTTCCTCCAATGTTGGCAAAGGCTCTAGCTCGTTCTGTAAAAACGTATTTAAATGGTAACGACAATAAAACCGTAACGCATCTCTAG
- a CDS encoding DUF1028 domain-containing protein, which yields MKNLLLFLFMVMSNLVQAQFFKQDKGLAHTFSIVARDEKTGDMAIGVQSHWFSVGTVVSWAEAGVGAVATQSFVNKSFGIRGLELLKQGKTAQEALDILLSDDPGKEVRQVGIVDALGNVANFTGKGCVDFAGDLKGKNYAVQANMMLTNQVPGAMAKAFEANAQLPLAEQVLEALKAAQKAGGDIRGKQSAVIIVVKGTATGKPWDDNHLVDLRVDDHANPLAELERLLKLHRAYEYMNNGDLAVEVNNMELAMQEYGAAMKMFPDNLEMQYWTAITLANSGNVPKAAQMLQSIYAKDANWREMTKRLPKVGLLTVKEEEGLKLLVMKF from the coding sequence ATGAAAAACCTGCTTCTTTTTCTATTTATGGTTATGAGTAACCTTGTTCAGGCCCAATTCTTCAAACAAGACAAGGGCCTCGCCCACACCTTTTCCATCGTGGCCCGCGATGAAAAAACCGGGGATATGGCCATTGGTGTACAAAGTCACTGGTTTAGTGTGGGTACTGTGGTATCCTGGGCCGAGGCAGGCGTAGGGGCGGTAGCCACCCAGTCTTTTGTCAATAAATCTTTCGGAATCCGTGGACTGGAATTGCTCAAACAGGGTAAAACCGCCCAGGAAGCCCTGGATATCCTACTCTCCGACGACCCCGGCAAAGAGGTGCGCCAGGTAGGTATTGTAGACGCCCTTGGCAATGTAGCCAATTTCACAGGCAAGGGCTGTGTTGATTTTGCAGGCGACCTGAAAGGCAAAAACTACGCTGTACAAGCGAATATGATGCTAACCAATCAAGTACCGGGAGCTATGGCCAAAGCCTTTGAGGCCAATGCCCAACTCCCCCTGGCCGAGCAGGTACTCGAAGCGCTAAAAGCAGCCCAAAAAGCAGGCGGCGACATCCGGGGCAAACAATCTGCCGTGATCATCGTAGTAAAGGGTACCGCCACCGGCAAACCCTGGGACGACAACCACCTCGTGGATCTGCGAGTAGACGACCACGCCAACCCCCTCGCCGAACTGGAACGCCTGCTCAAACTGCACCGCGCCTACGAATACATGAACAATGGCGACCTGGCCGTGGAAGTCAACAACATGGAGCTAGCCATGCAGGAATACGGCGCAGCCATGAAAATGTTTCCCGACAATCTGGAAATGCAGTACTGGACAGCGATCACGCTGGCAAATAGTGGGAATGTGCCGAAGGCGGCACAGATGCTGCAAAGCATTTATGCCAAAGATGCGAACTGGCGGGAAATGACGAAACGGTTGCCGAAGGTGGGATTGTTGACGGTGAAGGAGGAGGAGGGTTTAAAACTATTGGTTATGAAATTTTAG
- a CDS encoding CHAT domain-containing protein yields MLKNSSSQNAKKQEILGKRKRQKTFLLIAYFLLILATIFVFILGAPVFKPSQAADSSIEHSSKPEESLQDLVKQGKALYDMGRLEEAQEVLQRVSLQYQVLGDKLKQAMVLSNLALVYQHRGMLAQANRAIAESLNLISINTSKQHLQLLAQILEIKGSLELEQGQAERALTTWQRTGRIYAQIADNSGVTRSCINQAQALQVMGFYRRALTMLLEVNKNLHSQPDSLTKAVELRSLGDTLQLTGDLEQSRQVLQKSVEIAQKMRSPQEISATFLSLGNTARMQQENGDAIAFYQQTIATTPSPLTKVQAQINLLGILLNTRQLSTAQPLLVQIPDDLSKLPLSQRAVYARIHLAQNLMVLATNVKDNSSVALSDTLFSAKSVAQLLVAAYEQAKALGDIRAESYAIGTLGKLYEQQKQWLNAQKLTQQALLLAQSVNAPDIAYNWYWQRGRLLTQQGDIPGAIAAYDAAIAELQSLRNDLVAVNRDVQFSFKESVEPVYRESVALLLRSQGDKLSEETLDKARQRIEALQLAELDNFFREACLNVTKIVLDKIVDRDNSTAAIIYPIILKDQLQVIVKVPKQQLHHYSVNKPQIEVENIIGQLRQYLTEPDRIEEVQSLSQQLYTWLIKPIEPTLQRSDINTLVFVLDGALRNIPMAALHDGKQYLIQKYAVALNVGLQLQSPKPLARTKLRVLAGGLVQPPPKFRQFPPLPEIKSEFNLIAKTGVSSTKLLDRDFTSKALFVKVNASPFNVVHLATHGQFSSRLEDTFVLAADGPINVTDFDLLLRRRDETRPEAVELLVLSACQTATGDNRATLGLAGVAVRAGARSTVASLWNVGDRSTAILIGEFYRELVSAKVTKAEALRRAQLTLLQKYPNYSRPGYWAAYVLVGNWL; encoded by the coding sequence ATGCTAAAAAACTCAAGTTCGCAAAATGCAAAAAAGCAGGAAATTTTGGGAAAGCGCAAACGACAGAAAACTTTCCTCTTAATCGCTTATTTCTTGCTAATATTGGCAACGATATTTGTATTTATTCTCGGAGCACCTGTTTTCAAACCCTCTCAAGCAGCTGATTCTTCAATAGAACATTCGTCTAAACCAGAAGAAAGCTTGCAAGATTTAGTAAAACAGGGAAAAGCACTGTATGACATGGGACGCTTGGAAGAAGCGCAAGAAGTTTTGCAAAGGGTTTCTCTACAATATCAAGTGCTTGGAGATAAACTCAAGCAAGCAATGGTGCTAAGTAATCTGGCTCTGGTCTACCAGCACCGTGGAATGTTGGCTCAAGCAAATCGGGCTATTGCTGAAAGCTTAAATCTTATAAGCATTAATACTTCTAAACAACACTTACAGCTTCTTGCTCAAATCCTGGAAATTAAAGGGAGCCTGGAATTAGAGCAAGGACAAGCCGAACGGGCTTTAACAACTTGGCAACGGACTGGGAGAATTTATGCTCAAATAGCTGACAACAGTGGTGTCACTCGCAGTTGCATTAACCAAGCACAAGCATTACAGGTGATGGGATTTTACCGTCGTGCTTTGACAATGTTGCTTGAAGTCAATAAAAATTTGCACTCTCAACCAGATTCTTTAACTAAAGCTGTAGAATTACGATCGCTCGGAGACACGCTCCAATTAACAGGAGATTTGGAACAATCCCGTCAAGTTCTGCAAAAAAGTGTGGAAATTGCTCAAAAGATGCGATCGCCGCAAGAAATCAGTGCCACATTTTTAAGTTTGGGCAATACTGCCAGAATGCAACAAGAAAATGGAGATGCGATCGCGTTTTATCAACAGACGATTGCAACCACACCTTCACCACTCACCAAAGTCCAAGCTCAAATTAATTTGCTTGGCATATTATTAAATACACGCCAATTATCCACAGCACAACCTCTTTTAGTACAAATTCCTGACGATCTTAGTAAACTTCCACTCAGTCAAAGAGCAGTTTATGCAAGAATTCATCTGGCACAAAATTTAATGGTATTGGCAACGAATGTAAAAGATAATTCATCTGTAGCTCTTTCAGATACCTTGTTCTCAGCAAAATCTGTTGCTCAATTGCTTGTTGCAGCCTATGAACAAGCGAAAGCTTTGGGCGATATACGGGCTGAATCTTATGCGATCGGAACACTTGGCAAGCTTTACGAGCAACAAAAACAATGGTTGAATGCTCAAAAATTGACACAGCAAGCGCTTCTGTTAGCTCAATCTGTCAATGCCCCTGATATTGCTTACAACTGGTACTGGCAACGCGGACGGTTGCTGACACAGCAGGGAGATATTCCCGGCGCAATTGCTGCCTATGATGCTGCGATCGCTGAGTTACAGTCTTTGAGGAATGACCTTGTTGCAGTCAATCGAGATGTTCAATTTTCATTTAAAGAAAGTGTAGAACCCGTTTATCGTGAATCTGTAGCGTTGCTTTTGCGATCGCAGGGAGACAAACTGAGTGAAGAAACTTTAGATAAAGCCAGACAAAGGATTGAAGCACTGCAGTTAGCAGAATTGGATAACTTTTTTCGAGAAGCTTGTTTAAATGTAACAAAGATTGTATTGGACAAAATTGTAGATCGAGACAATTCTACTGCTGCTATTATCTATCCAATTATTTTAAAAGACCAATTACAAGTCATTGTCAAAGTTCCCAAGCAACAATTACATCATTACTCAGTTAATAAACCTCAAATTGAAGTAGAAAATATTATAGGGCAACTGCGGCAATACTTAACCGAACCCGACAGAATCGAAGAAGTTCAATCTTTGTCTCAGCAACTCTATACTTGGCTCATTAAACCAATTGAGCCTACCTTACAACGCAGCGATATTAATACTTTGGTTTTTGTACTTGATGGGGCGTTGCGAAATATACCAATGGCAGCATTGCACGATGGCAAGCAGTATTTAATTCAGAAGTATGCTGTTGCTTTAAACGTGGGATTGCAATTGCAGAGCCCAAAACCTTTAGCTCGGACAAAGTTACGGGTTCTTGCTGGAGGATTGGTACAACCACCTCCCAAGTTTAGACAATTTCCGCCTTTACCGGAAATCAAATCTGAATTTAACTTAATTGCTAAGACAGGTGTATCAAGTACAAAACTTTTAGATCGAGATTTTACAAGTAAAGCACTGTTTGTCAAGGTGAACGCTTCTCCGTTTAATGTTGTTCACCTAGCAACCCACGGACAGTTTAGTTCTCGTCTTGAAGATACATTTGTTTTAGCAGCCGATGGTCCAATTAATGTCACGGACTTTGATTTACTTTTGCGCCGTCGAGATGAAACACGCCCGGAAGCAGTAGAACTTCTTGTCTTAAGCGCTTGTCAAACAGCAACAGGAGACAATCGAGCAACGCTCGGTTTAGCAGGTGTTGCAGTACGTGCAGGTGCGCGGAGTACGGTGGCGAGTCTTTGGAATGTGGGCGATCGCTCTACTGCAATCTTAATTGGTGAGTTCTACCGCGAGTTAGTTTCTGCCAAAGTCACTAAAGCAGAAGCCCTACGTCGCGCTCAGTTAACGCTTCTACAAAAGTACCCAAACTACAGCCGTCCCGGTTATTGGGCTGCTTACGTTTTAGTAGGGAATTGGTTGTAA
- a CDS encoding PPC domain-containing protein: MATYNIGTLNVDPVTNNDYYLDKYDTTDVFEFNLNETRDINLSLTGINAGDDADVVLYRDNGNGIFNASEDIYVAGSYRGSNNDDSINIADQQTGTYFAQVNLYNDGDFYGISYDLSLSATYGFSPSNLLPVETQLEDISADSTQYGYISDYNTADTYAFSLGYFEGVNINLSGLSSDLDLRLIADINNNRIVDAGEELVRSVNAGTYPDSITLDDAGNYFLQVYQFSGSSSYTLDFDHYTTGLALAAIG; this comes from the coding sequence ATGGCTACTTACAATATCGGTACTTTAAATGTAGACCCTGTTACTAACAATGATTACTACCTAGATAAGTATGATACGACAGATGTCTTTGAATTTAATCTCAACGAAACTAGGGATATAAACCTGTCTCTAACAGGTATAAACGCTGGTGATGATGCTGACGTAGTACTTTATCGAGACAACGGTAATGGTATCTTTAATGCCTCAGAAGATATTTATGTTGCTGGGTCTTACAGAGGAAGCAACAACGATGACTCAATAAATATTGCAGATCAACAGACAGGTACGTACTTTGCCCAAGTCAACCTCTATAATGACGGCGACTTCTACGGTATAAGTTACGATCTATCTTTATCGGCTACCTATGGGTTTTCACCTAGCAATCTTCTTCCAGTGGAGACCCAACTTGAGGACATATCAGCAGATAGCACTCAGTATGGTTACATAAGCGATTACAACACTGCTGATACTTATGCTTTCTCTTTAGGATATTTTGAAGGTGTGAATATTAACCTAAGCGGGCTCAGCTCGGATCTCGATCTCCGATTGATTGCAGATATCAACAATAATCGTATTGTTGATGCTGGCGAAGAACTTGTACGCTCTGTCAATGCAGGTACTTATCCAGACAGTATTACCTTAGATGATGCTGGTAACTATTTCCTACAAGTCTATCAATTTAGTGGTAGTAGTAGCTATACTCTGGACTTTGACCACTACACAACCGGTCTTGCTCTTGCTGCTATAGGTTGA
- a CDS encoding filamentous hemagglutinin N-terminal domain-containing protein, producing the protein MIFNKFYLQHKLLSIFSEFPPLRILERLGTGILLTFILPIHCAFAQITSDGTLPNNSTVQINGNTSIIEGGTQAGSNLFHSFQEFSVPTGSTAFFNNALDIQNIFSRITGQSVSNIDGLIRANGHANLFLINPNGIIFGPNASLNIGGSFLASTASTVKFLDGKEFSTNDLQTTPLLTISTPIGLQLGGNLGTLENRSVVIDSNGKTVGLQVQPERTLALVGGNIKLDGGSLQAPNGRVELAAAAQQETVGLAVSNDNIFLQVPQNSNKVDVSLTNAARIDVAHKGRGSVEITARNIDILGGSQISAGVERGLIADHSPPGNITLNGLGEVNINYPSRLTNIVAQEAVGRSGDIIINAGTITVDNRNINNWTSPTRQSFIPAALETGVLGEGYAGNISLFATNSINLLGQDISDRDKVISTFIFEDIPGGPKYGQHLGGGDITLQTNGSISLKNAFLDAIGGYGGRISIIGNELVSITENSFINGGTDTGYSKNITVQSNGPITIQRSRLGNNVGGNSLSNAGNITIGGQSVSITEGSFLETQSENSNNSGNIQINASGKVEISGIDVRNRSSRDRSNGYENTVLITRAQRNAKGKAGDIIINAGEILINNGERTPRNTSVMYPSLYAGGDGQGPSGNVSLFATGSIALIGQDVRSEDQVISTYSGLAGRRGGGDILLQANGFISLKSAYLKTARADGGNILLDGNESVSITENSFFNAGSTQGTSGNITIKSNGPVIIQRSWLGNNVGSGSQPSGAGNIDIRGRSVHITDGSLLETKSERNGANSGKIQIHANEEILISGKNSLFEPYKNGTRASILRENNPYTTLVTTTETGSLGQAGDISINAEQLKVTNSGQLITNARNGGDAGDINLVVGDRIIVDGSTPSFNDEFPLITQGNGESKTERTSGSGIFANAESGTGGNINIETKNLLLLRRGAQIKATAENNGNGGNITIKAKRGFIVAVPGENSDIIANALNGNGGRVTINATGIFGMTLRSREDLVKLLGTNDPNKLDPTRLLTNDISAISQANPMLNGVVTINTPDVDPNRGLVELPANPVDASQQITQGCAPKNGQYSRFVATGRGGVPLNPSEPLRSRAVMTQWIALDEQTQERDLEAKTTGFSEPPTDDAQPIVEANRWVVDKTGNIHLIAQVPNTNSSFQNRSSAFCHPPS; encoded by the coding sequence ATGATTTTCAACAAATTTTATTTACAGCACAAACTTTTGTCTATTTTTAGCGAGTTTCCCCCGCTGAGAATTTTAGAGCGACTTGGTACTGGCATATTACTGACATTCATACTTCCAATTCATTGTGCTTTTGCCCAGATAACATCAGATGGTACTCTTCCTAATAACTCTACAGTTCAAATAAATGGAAATACAAGCATTATTGAAGGTGGAACGCAGGCGGGAAGTAACTTATTTCACAGCTTTCAAGAGTTCTCAGTTCCTACAGGAAGTACCGCTTTCTTTAATAATGCTTTGGATATTCAAAATATCTTTAGTCGGATAACAGGTCAATCTGTATCAAATATTGATGGTTTAATTCGTGCCAACGGTCATGCTAACTTATTTCTCATTAATCCCAACGGAATTATTTTTGGACCAAATGCCTCACTAAATATTGGTGGGTCTTTTTTAGCAAGTACGGCAAGTACAGTAAAGTTTCTTGATGGAAAAGAATTTAGTACAAACGATCTTCAAACAACGCCACTTCTGACGATTAGTACTCCCATTGGCTTGCAATTAGGAGGAAATTTGGGAACTCTTGAAAATCGCTCTGTAGTAATCGATAGTAATGGGAAAACTGTTGGGCTTCAAGTACAACCTGAGAGAACTTTAGCACTTGTGGGCGGAAATATAAAGTTGGATGGTGGTTCTTTGCAAGCTCCAAATGGTCGAGTTGAGTTAGCAGCAGCTGCACAGCAAGAAACAGTGGGTCTTGCCGTCAGTAACGATAATATATTTTTGCAAGTACCGCAAAATTCAAACAAAGTTGATGTATCTCTTACTAATGCCGCTCGTATTGATGTGGCTCATAAAGGTCGAGGTAGTGTGGAAATAACTGCTCGAAATATTGATATTTTGGGAGGCAGTCAAATTTCTGCTGGTGTCGAACGGGGTTTGATAGCCGATCATTCTCCACCAGGAAATATCACTCTTAATGGTTTAGGGGAAGTAAACATTAATTACCCAAGTCGATTGACCAACATAGTTGCTCAGGAGGCTGTAGGTAGATCGGGTGACATAATTATCAATGCTGGTACAATTACTGTAGATAATCGAAATATAAATAATTGGACTAGCCCTACAAGACAATCGTTTATTCCAGCTGCTTTAGAAACTGGTGTTCTCGGGGAAGGATATGCTGGCAATATATCGCTCTTTGCCACAAATTCAATAAATTTGCTCGGACAGGATATTAGCGATCGAGATAAAGTTATTTCTACTTTTATATTTGAAGATATACCTGGAGGACCTAAATATGGGCAGCATTTAGGAGGTGGAGATATTACACTTCAGACTAATGGTTCTATTTCTTTGAAAAATGCTTTTCTGGATGCAATTGGTGGTTACGGAGGAAGGATATCAATTATTGGCAATGAGTTAGTGTCTATAACTGAAAATAGCTTCATCAATGGAGGAACTGATACAGGGTATTCTAAAAATATTACAGTTCAATCCAATGGTCCTATTACTATTCAACGTAGTAGACTGGGAAACAATGTTGGAGGTAATTCATTAAGTAACGCAGGTAATATTACGATTGGCGGGCAATCAGTCTCTATAACTGAAGGGTCTTTTTTAGAAACTCAATCAGAAAATAGCAACAATTCTGGTAATATTCAAATTAATGCTTCCGGAAAAGTCGAAATTTCAGGAATTGATGTAAGAAACCGCAGTTCGCGCGATCGCTCAAACGGTTATGAAAATACAGTGTTGATAACGCGTGCCCAAAGAAATGCTAAGGGCAAAGCGGGTGACATAATTATTAACGCAGGTGAGATACTTATAAATAATGGAGAGCGGACTCCTCGTAACACAAGTGTTATGTATCCATCACTATATGCTGGCGGTGATGGACAAGGACCCTCTGGAAATGTCTCACTTTTTGCCACAGGCTCAATCGCTTTGATCGGTCAGGATGTGCGATCCGAGGATCAAGTTATTTCTACCTATAGTGGCTTAGCGGGACGCAGAGGCGGTGGTGATATATTACTCCAAGCCAATGGTTTTATCTCTTTGAAAAGTGCTTATCTAAAAACTGCAAGAGCAGACGGGGGAAATATATTACTCGATGGTAATGAGTCTGTTTCCATAACTGAAAATAGTTTTTTTAATGCTGGTAGTACTCAAGGCACATCTGGCAACATTACAATTAAATCCAATGGTCCTGTCATTATCCAACGTAGTTGGCTCGGTAACAATGTTGGTTCAGGCTCGCAACCAAGTGGTGCAGGGAATATTGATATTAGGGGTAGGTCGGTTCATATAACTGATGGCTCACTTCTGGAAACTAAATCCGAAAGGAACGGTGCTAACTCTGGTAAAATTCAGATTCATGCCAATGAAGAAATTCTGATCTCAGGGAAAAATTCTCTTTTTGAACCATATAAGAATGGCACTCGTGCAAGCATTCTTAGAGAAAATAATCCATATACGACTTTGGTGACGACCACTGAAACTGGATCTTTAGGTCAAGCTGGAGATATTAGTATTAATGCTGAGCAACTCAAGGTAACAAATAGCGGACAACTGATTACCAATGCTCGCAACGGTGGTGATGCAGGTGATATTAATCTTGTAGTTGGAGATCGCATAATCGTTGATGGTAGCACCCCCAGTTTTAATGATGAATTTCCCTTAATAACTCAGGGCAATGGAGAGAGTAAAACTGAGCGTACTTCTGGTAGTGGCATATTTGCTAACGCGGAATCGGGTACTGGTGGAAATATTAATATAGAGACAAAGAACCTATTGTTATTACGTCGTGGTGCTCAAATAAAAGCTACTGCTGAGAACAATGGTAATGGTGGAAACATTACTATTAAAGCTAAACGTGGTTTCATTGTTGCTGTTCCTGGTGAGAATAGTGACATTATTGCCAATGCTCTGAATGGCAATGGGGGAAGAGTTACAATTAACGCCACTGGTATTTTTGGTATGACACTACGCAGCCGAGAAGACTTGGTGAAATTGTTAGGAACTAACGATCCAAACAAACTTGACCCTACTCGGTTGCTTACAAATGATATCTCTGCTATTTCACAAGCAAATCCTATGTTGAATGGAGTCGTAACTATTAACACGCCTGATGTTGACCCCAATCGAGGATTAGTAGAATTGCCTGCAAATCCAGTGGATGCTTCCCAGCAAATTACTCAAGGTTGTGCTCCTAAAAACGGACAATACAGTCGTTTTGTCGCGACAGGACGCGGTGGAGTGCCGTTGAACCCAAGCGAACCGTTGCGTTCTCGAGCAGTGATGACTCAATGGATTGCACTTGACGAACAGACACAGGAGCGAGACTTGGAAGCAAAAACGACTGGTTTTTCCGAACCTCCTACAGATGATGCTCAGCCAATTGTGGAAGCAAACAGGTGGGTTGTGGATAAGACGGGTAACATACACCTGATTGCTCAAGTCCCCAATACCAATTCATCTTTCCAAAATCGCTCAAGTGCTTTCTGTCATCCTCCTTCCTAA
- a CDS encoding DUF1822 family protein yields the protein MNFTSPSFTLIPEKLSLEIPLSSHIKELPSFSKSGTDWQARLNQMCLDALLPWLQEDRDGSVRVWTKNAALPSFWEFVPGTAIVCGDKRLVLIPTAAIDMEELRVPQEWVDIPSWIADWYIAVQVSPNGGWVTVYGYTTHEQLKAKGVYDASDRAYCMDENDLIQDINTLWVAHQLCPEEILRGEVVPLPILPLARAENLLERLGNPTVSFPRLAVPFELWGALLEHGGWRQRLYERRQGLSEQWSVQQWLQGGVPHLAQQLGWGMSFMQFAPRGMRNRETRALGMCLSRQVTLADRLYELRVFPQGNLEDNIWRFELRNTNLDEMIPAGFKLRLLTEDLQPFANNEDTATEAIAQLYVDVVLQSGEGLVWELEPTPDGYDREILRF from the coding sequence ATGAATTTTACTTCACCCTCATTCACCCTAATTCCAGAAAAGCTATCCTTAGAAATTCCACTGTCTTCTCACATAAAGGAGTTACCATCATTTTCCAAATCGGGAACTGATTGGCAAGCTCGCCTCAACCAAATGTGTCTGGATGCATTGTTACCTTGGTTGCAAGAAGATCGAGATGGAAGTGTAAGAGTTTGGACGAAAAATGCAGCATTACCAAGCTTTTGGGAGTTTGTACCTGGAACTGCAATAGTTTGCGGGGACAAGCGCTTGGTATTAATCCCGACAGCGGCAATTGATATGGAAGAATTGCGCGTACCCCAGGAATGGGTGGACATTCCCAGTTGGATTGCTGATTGGTACATAGCAGTACAAGTGAGTCCCAATGGAGGGTGGGTGACAGTTTATGGGTATACAACTCACGAACAATTGAAAGCAAAAGGGGTTTATGATGCAAGCGATCGCGCCTATTGTATGGATGAAAATGACCTGATACAAGATATCAATACCCTATGGGTTGCCCATCAACTCTGCCCGGAGGAAATTTTACGTGGGGAGGTAGTTCCTCTACCGATATTACCCCTAGCACGAGCTGAAAACTTGCTGGAACGACTGGGCAATCCTACAGTATCGTTTCCTCGTTTGGCAGTTCCATTTGAACTTTGGGGAGCATTACTAGAACATGGGGGATGGCGACAACGTTTGTACGAGCGACGACAGGGGTTATCAGAACAGTGGTCCGTACAGCAGTGGTTGCAAGGAGGAGTGCCTCATTTAGCACAACAACTTGGTTGGGGAATGTCCTTTATGCAATTCGCTCCTCGTGGTATGCGAAACCGAGAAACGAGGGCATTAGGTATGTGCTTGTCGAGACAAGTCACCCTTGCCGATCGCTTATACGAGTTGCGCGTTTTCCCTCAAGGGAATCTAGAAGACAACATATGGCGGTTTGAATTACGAAATACAAATTTAGATGAAATGATTCCTGCTGGATTCAAACTGAGATTGTTAACGGAGGATTTGCAGCCATTCGCCAACAACGAGGATACCGCAACAGAGGCGATCGCACAGCTTTATGTTGATGTAGTGCTGCAATCAGGAGAGGGGTTAGTTTGGGAGCTTGAGCCTACACCAGATGGATACGACCGAGAAATTTTGCGCTTTTAG